A portion of the Paenibacillus hamazuiensis genome contains these proteins:
- a CDS encoding HPr family phosphocarrier protein, giving the protein MANANNAAIVEISQTANKFRSSIVLQYDNKYIDVKSILGLFTTLLTTGQYDLHVHGPDAEEAKKAMAEVFAKHNLKINSIQD; this is encoded by the coding sequence ATGGCTAATGCTAATAATGCCGCAATCGTAGAGATTTCCCAAACCGCGAATAAGTTCAGATCTTCCATCGTACTTCAATACGATAACAAGTATATCGACGTGAAAAGCATCTTGGGCTTGTTCACGACGCTGCTGACGACAGGCCAATACGATCTGCATGTGCACGGTCCTGATGCCGAAGAGGCGAAGAAAGCGATGGCTGAAGTATTCGCCAAGCATAACCTGAAAATCAACAGCATTCAAGATTAA
- a CDS encoding YlaN family protein: protein MSSSDLMLTLSQKALNLLQEDANKIEKLIEVQMENLTTRKCPLYEEVLDTQMYGLSREIDFAIRAELISEPAGKQILMKLERNLAQLYEAMNTKKE, encoded by the coding sequence ATGTCGTCATCCGATCTGATGCTCACGTTATCTCAAAAAGCGTTAAATCTTCTCCAGGAAGATGCCAATAAAATAGAAAAGCTGATCGAAGTGCAAATGGAAAACTTGACGACCCGCAAATGTCCTCTTTATGAGGAAGTGCTCGATACACAAATGTACGGATTGTCCAGGGAAATTGATTTTGCGATTCGGGCGGAGCTGATATCGGAACCGGCCGGCAAGCAAATATTGATGAAGCTGGAGCGTAATTTGGCCCAGCTGTATGAAGCTATGAATACAAAAAAAGAGTAA
- a CDS encoding aminopeptidase, translated as MRDPRLQQLARGIVGYSLDVQPGENVLIEMIGSEREIVRCLVEEVYARGGRPYVELVDRTVLGSILTSATAEHIQEWAETDMQRMKKMHCYVAIRAGENASDMSDVPEAQMKLYNKYYRQPVHLEQRVKHTRWVVLRYPNASMAQLANMSTDKFENFYFDVCNLDYAKMSRAMDPLQQLMNRTDKVRIVSPGTDLTFSIKGIGSVKCCGRRNIPDGEVYSAPVRDSVNGTITYNTPSMQSGFTFENIKFRFENGKIVEATSNDTARLNEVLDADEGARYIGEFSIGFNPYILYPMKDTLFDEKIDGSLHFTPGQAYEAADNGNRSSVHWDLVLIQRPEFGGGEIYFDDVLIRKDGRFVIPELLGLNPENLK; from the coding sequence TTGAGGGATCCGCGATTGCAGCAGCTGGCCCGGGGGATCGTCGGCTACTCGCTCGACGTGCAGCCGGGGGAAAACGTGCTGATCGAAATGATCGGCTCGGAACGGGAGATCGTCCGTTGTTTGGTGGAGGAGGTTTACGCCCGCGGAGGACGTCCGTATGTGGAACTGGTCGACCGCACCGTGCTCGGCAGCATTTTGACATCCGCGACCGCCGAGCATATTCAGGAGTGGGCCGAGACGGATATGCAGCGGATGAAAAAGATGCACTGTTACGTCGCTATCCGTGCCGGCGAAAACGCCAGCGACATGTCCGACGTGCCGGAAGCCCAGATGAAGCTGTACAATAAATATTACCGCCAGCCGGTTCATTTGGAGCAAAGGGTGAAACATACGCGCTGGGTCGTTCTGCGTTATCCGAACGCTTCGATGGCGCAGCTGGCGAACATGAGCACGGACAAGTTCGAAAACTTTTACTTTGACGTATGCAATCTCGATTATGCGAAAATGTCCCGGGCGATGGACCCGCTGCAGCAGTTGATGAATCGGACGGACAAGGTGCGCATCGTCTCTCCCGGCACGGACCTTACGTTTTCGATCAAAGGGATCGGATCGGTCAAATGCTGCGGCCGCCGCAACATTCCGGACGGAGAGGTGTACTCGGCGCCGGTCCGCGACTCCGTGAACGGCACGATCACGTACAATACGCCTTCGATGCAGTCCGGGTTTACGTTCGAGAATATCAAGTTCCGCTTCGAGAACGGCAAAATCGTCGAGGCGACGAGCAACGATACGGCGCGACTCAACGAGGTGCTGGATGCCGACGAAGGGGCCCGTTATATCGGAGAATTCAGCATCGGGTTCAACCCGTATATTTTATACCCGATGAAGGACACGCTGTTCGACGAAAAAATCGACGGCAGCCTGCATTTTACGCCGGGGCAAGCTTATGAAGCGGCGGATAACGGCAACCGTTCGTCCGTGCATTGGGACCTTGTGCTCATCCAACGCCCGGAGTTCGGGGGCGGGGAAATTTACTTCGACGACGTGCTGATCCGTAAAGACGGCCGTTTCGTCATTCCGGAGCTGCTTGGGCTGAACCCGGAAAATTTAAAATAA